CAAGGACCTCCACGTACTTTATTGGTCCATCAGTGTTGAGCTGAatctgcaggtttctgttgGGGTTCTTGTAATTATCACAGTCGCTGCGTCTCATGCAGCAACTACcgctgcttctgctgttcctcaTGCATTTAACCGCTAAAATGAGAAAAGTCACCAGAGACAGCACGGACACCGAGGCCAGAGAGAGAATCAAATACAGCGTGATTCTCCCAGTTTTCCTGCTGGGCTCGGCCGCTTTCTGTCGGAGGTCTAAGATGGGCTCATGGAGGCCGTCCTCCAGCAGAATGGACACCGTGACGGTGGCGGACTGAACCGGTGCTCCGTCGTCTTTGATCTCTATAATCAGCCTCTGAGAGGAGTCGTCATGCTCGGACGCAGTGCGTTTAGTCCTTACCTCTCCTGTGTACAGATTGACAGTGTACAGAGAGGCGTCTGTAGCCTCCGCCAGCTTGTAGGAGATCCAGGCGTTATGGCCCGAGTCAGCGTCCACGGCTGTCACCTTTGTAACCAGGTGACCCGCTTTAGCGGAGCGGGGCATCCTCTGGTGAGAGAGGGAGCCCAGCACAGCGGAGGAGGGGTAAATAACAGCGGGGGCATTGTCGTTTTGGTCCAGGATAAAAACATGGACAGTGGTGTTGctgctgagagacggagagcCCTGATCCTTTGCCTGAACCTGAATCTGAAACACCTTCAGTTTCTCATAGTCAAACGAGTGCATGCTGTAGATGCTGCCGTTATCTGAGTTAATGTAAACATAAGACGAGACAGAAACGTCCTGCACTTTAGAGTCCAAGATGGAGTAGGAGATTTTGGCGTTTTCACCAAAATCCAGATCAGATGCTGATACTGAGTATAGGATAGAGCCTGGCACCCCATTctcttttaaatacacattaaagGATGGATGAGTGAATAAAGGGGGGTTATCATTCACATCACTGATGCTGACAGCTATCATTTTCCTACTGGACAGAGCAGGGGAACCTGAATCAGTGGCTGTTATTTCAATATTATACTCCGAGAAGCTTTCCCTGTCTAAAGCACCACTTGTGACCAGTGCGTAATTATTAGAGAATGATGGTTTCAAACTAAAGGGAGACCCCTTGGCAAGCTTTAAAGCCACTTTGGCATTATCACCGGAGTCAAGGTCTCGTGCTCTGATTAAAGCAACTACTGTGCCTCTTGGTGCGTCTTCTAGTATAGGGTTTTGGTTTGAAGTGACAACTATTTCTGGGGCATTATCATTAATGTCGATTACTATTACTTGCACACGACAGTGACCCTCCATCTCAGGAACCCCTTTATCTTTTGCAGTTATATCTATTTCATGCATTCGGCTGCTTTCATAATCCAACTGCCCGACTAAAGAAATTTCACCTGTAGCTGAGTCCAATTGAAAAATAGATAACAGTGAACGGGGTGTATTCTCCGCAAATGCGTATTCAATCTCTCCATTAACACCCTCGTCCGCGTCTGTTGCTTCAACTTTTATAAGTAGAGAACCTgataaattattttcatttacagttacattataagaaggctttttaaaaacaggaacattGTCGTTGTTGTCGAGTACAGTAACAACGATTTTTGTGGTTCCAGTTTTGACAGGATTGCCTCCGTCTAAAGCTGTCAGTAATAACTGATGGACACTTTGTTTCTCTCTATCAAGCACTTTTTCTAGTACTAGCTCTGGAACCTTTCGATTACCAGACAACTCTTTTATCCTTAAACTGAAACACTCATCTTTACTTAAGGTATAAGATTTTACCGAATTACTACCAACGTCCTGATCCTGTGCGGTTTCTAAAGGAAAGCGTATGCCCGTGGCAGTAGATTCTGCTATCTTTAAAGATCGCTCCTCAATTGAAAAAATGGGAGAATTGTCGTTGATATCCCTTATCTCTACTTCGATGCGGTGTAACTGTAGTGGATTCTCTGTTACAACTTGCAAAGGCAAAACACAGCTCGCACTTTGTCCACATAAAGCCTCTCTGTCTATTCTGTCGTTCACCACCAGCTCGCCTTTCCCCGCATCCacactgaaatactgctcaCCAGCTTCAGAGTCGACACGCAGTTTACGGTCAAAAATATCTGATAATCCCAGACCCAGATCTTTGGCTAGATTTCCTACCACAGAGCCCTGTTTTAGTTCCTCCGGGATGCTATAACGAGTCTGTCCATTTATTGTACCCCACAACAGAAAGAAATGATGCCACCAAAGCGCCTGCCATCTCCAGTCTCGGTATCCTATTGTCTTTGTCATCCTGGGTCCGTCACAATTCGTTATTTTCCATCAAGGTATTCATCAGCACAATCCAGCATTCAAAACCATCATCATAATAGACACTCCAATATAAATAGATCcgtcaaaatgtattaataaaatgtatattccgGACGCCTTCGATGAGCACATCTCCTCTTCAGCTCTGAGCACTGTGAGGTTTACCGAGGTGCAACTGAATGGGGGAAGGAGTAGATCTCTCTGTACAGTCCTGTATGCTATTGGCTCATTGCATGCATTTCTTCCAACCAATCACAAACTCTGCTCATACAGCAGCTGCACACCCTCGAGGTTGCAATGCATTTTGACAAATGTAACACTGGCTTTGTCAGATTTTTgtgatacaaatatttatagttttatcaaatgagtgtgtatgttttgttttctacagATATCTTTAGAGAATTTAAAAATACCAATGAAAAATTACAATTACAAAtataatttacttttttaaaatcattaccAACTAATCAAGATTTTACtaccaatacatttaaaacattaacgacttaaaatgaataatttaacaAATTAAATTCAGAATTTAATAAGAAATTGTATAACGCATATGCAACAattgttgtaaataaaaacatatacacagTGCATGTTCTCAGTTGGTCAGTGAGACTATATTTAATATAACTAATctctaaagtaaaaaatgatatTGAGTCTCAtaaattgttattattctttttatttttattctttttatttttcttcttcttcttcttcttattattattcaaatccACAAGGCAGtgatgaacaaaaataaatagaagatGGTGTACTGATCTTTGCCCATATATTACTTCACAAACAGATTTACTTTCCATAGCCTTGAAATAGGCAGAGGTCATAATTAGCGTATATGTACGACAAAACATGCAGTAGATGAAACAggtaatgtatttttattttaggccCTTAAGGATTTCAACAACAGTTTATTTTGGGCCCTCTGTATGCCACATGGGTTATTGTCTCTGTCCATCCTTGTGGTGCTGAAACAACCAGCTCTGTAAGCCTTTCTACACAAAACAGGCTATAGTCAGTTCAAAAGTCAACAGCCGCAGTGCCACGAAAGGTACAGAGTTTGGACTATATATgactttgatatttatttttaaatttcttAAGTGTTGTCATGAggattattaaaaaatgacctTTCTTTGCATTTATTGAAGCTTAAGATATAGTCATACAAATTGTATAAGCCATTGTTTGTTAATCATTGCTCACCTGCTGGCTCTCAAAGGTCCATGTGCTGTCGGGTAAAGACGCATCCAGAACACTGATCACCTCCTTAAAGTCAGTGGTGCTGCTGGGTTTAATCAAAGTGAAATCACTGTACTCTGATATTGGAGACATGCAGGACCTGAAGGACTGACTCTGGGACATCATGTCTCCTCCCAGGACCTCCACGTACTTTATAGGTCCATCAGTGTTGAGCTGAatctgcaggtttctgttgGGGTTCTTGTAATTATCACAGTCGCTGCGTCTCATGCAGCAACTACcgctgcttctgctgttcctcaTGCATTTAACCGCTAAAATGAGAAAAGTCACCAGAGACAGCACGGACACCGAGGCCAGAGAGAGAATCAAATACAGGGTGATTCTCCCAGTTTTCCTGCTGGGCTCGGCCGCTTTCTGTCGGAGGTCTAAGACGGGCTCCTGGAGGGCGTCCTCTAGTAGGATGGACACCGTGACGGTGGTGGACTGAACCGGTTCCCCGTCGTCCTTGATCTCTATAAGCAGCCTCTGAGAGGAGTCGTCCTGCTCGGACGCAGTGCGTTTAGTTCTCACCTCCCCTGTGTACAGATTGACAGTGTACAGAGAGGCGTCTGTAGCCTCCGCCAGCTTGTATGAGATCCAGGCATTATGGCCCGAGTCAGCGTCCACGGCCGTCACCTTTGTAACCAGGTGACCCGCTTTAGCGGAGCGGGGCATCCTCTGGTGAGAGAGGGAGCCCAGCACAGCGGAGGAGGGGTAAATAACAGTGGGGGCATTGTCGTTTTGGTCCAGGATAAAAACATGGACAGTGGTGTTGctgctgagagacggagagcCCTGATCCTTTGCCTGAACCTGAATCTGAAATACCTTCAGTTTCTCATAGTCAAAAGAGTGCATGCTGTAGATGCTGCCGTTATCTGAGTTAATGTAAACATAAGACGACAAAGAAATGTCCCGCACTTTAGAGTCCAGTATGGAGTAGGAGATTTTGGCGTTTTCACCAAAATCAAGATCAGATGCTGATACTGAGTACAGTATAGAGCCTGGCACCCCATTctcttttaaatacacattatagGATGGCTGAGTAAATAAAGGCGGGTTATCATTCACATCAGTGATGCTGACTTCTATGGTTTTCTTActggacagaggaggagaaccTGAATCAGTGGCTGTTATCTCAATATTATACTCTGAGAAGCGTTCTCTGTCTAAACCACCCCTTGTAACCAGCGcataattattagaaaatgaagGTTTCAGAGTTAAAGGAGAATCTTTCGGAAGTTGTAATGTCACTTTTCCATTATCACCGGAGTCAAAATCCCGAGCAGTGAGCAAAGCCACTACTGTACCACTCGGTGAGTCCTCGGGTAACTCGCTTGGCTTGGAAGTGAGAACAATTTCTGGAGCATTATCGTTCATGTCTACTACCTCGACTTGCACACGACAATGACCTTCCATTTCAGGAATTCCTTTATCTTTTGCAGTTATATCTATTTCATGCGTTGCAACGTTTTCATAATCTAATTGTCCTTTAAGCAGAATTTCTCCCGTTGCCGAGTCAATCTGGAAAATAGACAACAATATCTCCGGCGTATGCTCAGCGAATGCGTATTCAATCTCTCCATTAACACCATCGTCTGCGTCTGTTGCTTCCACCTTTGCAAGCATAAGGCCACTGAGACTATTTTCAGGCAACGTTATCTTATATAAAGCCTTTTTGAAAATAGGGACATTGTCGTTGTTATCTAAAACAGTCACTATAATGTTTAAGGTTCCCGTTTTTACAGGGTTGCCCCCATCTAATGCTGTTAACAGTAATCGATGGACGTTTCGTTTTTCTCTGTCAAGTGGTTTCTCTAACACAAGGTCTGGAACTTTTCTTCCATTAGCCAattctttaattttcaaaataaaacactcatcGTTGCTAAGACTGTACGACTTGAGTGAGTTACTACCCACGTCGAGGTCCTGTGCTGTCTCCAAAGGGTAGCGCGCCCCAACCGCTGTCAGCTCCGcaatttttatatttctctctttaCTGAGAAA
The DNA window shown above is from Eleginops maclovinus isolate JMC-PN-2008 ecotype Puerto Natales chromosome 23, JC_Emac_rtc_rv5, whole genome shotgun sequence and carries:
- the LOC134859890 gene encoding protocadherin gamma-C5-like isoform X7; the encoded protein is MTKTIGYRDWRWQALWWHHFFLLWGTINGQTRYSIPEELKQGSVVGNLAKDLGLGLSDIFDRKLRVDSEAGEQYFSVDAGKGELVVNDRIDREALCGQSASCVLPLQVVTENPLQLHRIEVEIRDINDNSPIFSIEERSLKIAESTATGIRFPLETAQDQDVGSNSVKSYTLSKDECFSLRIKELSGNRKVPELVLEKVLDREKQSVHQLLLTALDGGNPVKTGTTKIVVTVLDNNDNVPVFKKPSYNVTVNENNLSGSLLIKVEATDADEGVNGEIEYAFAENTPRSLLSIFQLDSATGEISLVGQLDYESSRMHEIDITAKDKGVPEMEGHCRVQVIVIDINDNAPEIVVTSNQNPILEDAPRGTVVALIRARDLDSGDNAKVALKLAKGSPFSLKPSFSNNYALVTSGALDRESFSEYNIEITATDSGSPALSSRKMIAVSISDVNDNPPLFTHPSFNVYLKENGVPGSILYSVSASDLDFGENAKISYSILDSKVQDVSVSSYVYINSDNGSIYSMHSFDYEKLKVFQIQVQAKDQGSPSLSSNTTVHVFILDQNDNAPAVIYPSSAVLGSLSHQRMPRSAKAGHLVTKVTAVDADSGHNAWISYKLAEATDASLYTVNLYTGEVRTKRTASEHDDSSQRLIIEIKDDGAPVQSATVTVSILLEDGLHEPILDLRQKAAEPSRKTGRITLYLILSLASVSVLSLVTFLILAVKCMRNSRSSGSCCMRRSDCDNYKNPNRNLQIQLNTDGPIKYVEVLGGEMMSQSQSFRSCMSPISEYSDFTLIKPSSTTDFKEVISVLDASLPDSTWTFESQQQKPPNNDWRFTQGQRPGPSGPHMPYGTHIRWTPKEGTSATGGPEVAMGTGPWPQPPTEAEQLQALMAAANEVSEATATLGPGTMGLSTRYSPQFTLQHVPDYRQNVYIPGSTATLTSNPQQQQATAQQAAQQALPPAQMTAQMTAQMTAQMTSQPEPPKAAQTPASKKKSTKKEKK
- the LOC134859890 gene encoding protocadherin gamma-C5-like isoform X18 codes for the protein MTKTIGYRDWRWQALWWHHFFLLWGTINGQTRYSIPEELKQGSVVGNLAKDLGLGLSDIFDRKLRVDSEAGEQYFSVDAGKGELVVNDRIDREALCGQSASCVLPLQVVTENPLQLHRIEVEIRDINDNSPIFSIEERSLKIAESTATGIRFPLETAQDQDVGSNSVKSYTLSKDECFSLRIKELSGNRKVPELVLEKVLDREKQSVHQLLLTALDGGNPVKTGTTKIVVTVLDNNDNVPVFKKPSYNVTVNENNLSGSLLIKVEATDADEGVNGEIEYAFAENTPRSLLSIFQLDSATGEISLVGQLDYESSRMHEIDITAKDKGVPEMEGHCRVQVIVIDINDNAPEIVVTSNQNPILEDAPRGTVVALIRARDLDSGDNAKVALKLAKGSPFSLKPSFSNNYALVTSGALDRESFSEYNIEITATDSGSPALSSRKMIAVSISDVNDNPPLFTHPSFNVYLKENGVPGSILYSVSASDLDFGENAKISYSILDSKVQDVSVSSYVYINSDNGSIYSMHSFDYEKLKVFQIQVQAKDQGSPSLSSNTTVHVFILDQNDNAPAVIYPSSAVLGSLSHQRMPRSAKAGHLVTKVTAVDADSGHNAWISYKLAEATDASLYTVNLYTGEVRTKRTASEHDDSSQRLIIEIKDDGAPVQSATVTVSILLEDGLHEPILDLRQKAAEPSRKTGRITLYLILSLASVSVLSLVTFLILAVKCMRNSRSSGSCCMRRSDCDNYKNPNRNLQIQLNTDGPIKYVEVLGGEMMSQSQSFRSCMSPISEYSDFTLIKPSSTTDFKEVISVLDASLPDSTWTFESQQQKPPNNDWRFTQGQRPGPSGATGGPEVAMGTGPWPQPPTEAEQLQALMAAANEVSEATATLGPGTMGLSTRYSPQFTLQHVPDYRQNVYIPGSTATLTSNPQQQQATAQQAAQQALPPAQMTAQMTAQMTAQMTSQPEPPKAAQTPASKKKSTKKEKK
- the LOC134859890 gene encoding protocadherin gamma-C5-like isoform X11 — encoded protein: MGNHFNGLEMTKTMGYRDWRLQALWWHNFFLLWTTINGQTRYSIPEELKPGSVVGNLAKDLGLGLSEISDRKLRVASEAGEQYFSVDAGKGELLVNDRIDREALCGQSASCVLPLQVVVENPLHLYRIEVEIRDVNDNSPSFLSKERNIKIAELTAVGARYPLETAQDLDVGSNSLKSYSLSNDECFILKIKELANGRKVPDLVLEKPLDREKRNVHRLLLTALDGGNPVKTGTLNIIVTVLDNNDNVPIFKKALYKITLPENSLSGLMLAKVEATDADDGVNGEIEYAFAEHTPEILLSIFQIDSATGEILLKGQLDYENVATHEIDITAKDKGIPEMEGHCRVQVEVVDMNDNAPEIVLTSKPSELPEDSPSGTVVALLTARDFDSGDNGKVTLQLPKDSPLTLKPSFSNNYALVTRGGLDRERFSEYNIEITATDSGSPPLSSKKTIEVSITDVNDNPPLFTQPSYNVYLKENGVPGSILYSVSASDLDFGENAKISYSILDSKVRDISLSSYVYINSDNGSIYSMHSFDYEKLKVFQIQVQAKDQGSPSLSSNTTVHVFILDQNDNAPTVIYPSSAVLGSLSHQRMPRSAKAGHLVTKVTAVDADSGHNAWISYKLAEATDASLYTVNLYTGEVRTKRTASEQDDSSQRLLIEIKDDGEPVQSTTVTVSILLEDALQEPVLDLRQKAAEPSRKTGRITLYLILSLASVSVLSLVTFLILAVKCMRNSRSSGSCCMRRSDCDNYKNPNRNLQIQLNTDGPIKYVEVLGGDMMSQSQSFRSCMSPISEYSDFTLIKPSSTTDFKEVISVLDASLPDSTWTFESQQQKPPNNDWRFTQGQRPGPSGATGGPEVAMGTGPWPQPPTEAEQLQALMAAANEVSEATATLGPGTMGLSTRYSPQFTLQHVPDYRQNVYIPGSTATLTSNPQQQQATAQQAAQQALPPAQMTAQMTAQMTAQMTSQPEPPKAAQTPASKKKSTKKEKK
- the LOC134859890 gene encoding protocadherin gamma-C5-like isoform X12, whose translation is MGNHFNGLEMTKTMGYRDWRLQALWWHNFFLLWTTINGQTRYSIPEELKPGSVVGNLAKDLGLGLSEISDRKLRVASEAGEQYFSVDAGKGELLVNDRIDREALCGQSASCVLPLQVVVENPLHLYRIEVEIRDVNDNSPSFLSKERNIKIAELTAVGARYPLETAQDLDVGSNSLKSYSLSNDECFILKIKELANGRKVPDLVLEKPLDREKRNVHRLLLTALDGGNPVKTGTLNIIVTVLDNNDNVPIFKKALYKITLPENSLSGLMLAKVEATDADDGVNGEIEYAFAEHTPEILLSIFQIDSATGEILLKGQLDYENVATHEIDITAKDKGIPEMEGHCRVQVEVVDMNDNAPEIVLTSKPSELPEDSPSGTVVALLTARDFDSGDNGKVTLQLPKDSPLTLKPSFSNNYALVTRGGLDRERFSEYNIEITATDSGSPPLSSKKTIEVSITDVNDNPPLFTQPSYNVYLKENGVPGSILYSVSASDLDFGENAKISYSILDSKVRDISLSSYVYINSDNGSIYSMHSFDYEKLKVFQIQVQAKDQGSPSLSSNTTVHVFILDQNDNAPTVIYPSSAVLGSLSHQRMPRSAKAGHLVTKVTAVDADSGHNAWISYKLAEATDASLYTVNLYTGEVRTKRTASEQDDSSQRLLIEIKDDGEPVQSTTVTVSILLEDALQEPVLDLRQKAAEPSRKTGRITLYLILSLASVSVLSLVTFLILAVKCMRNSRSSGSCCMRRSDCDNYKNPNRNLQIQLNTDGPIKYVEVLGGDMMSQSQSFRSCMSPISEYSDFTLIKPSSTTDFKEVISVLDASLPDSTWTFESQQQKPPNNDWRFTQGQRPGPSGATGGPEVAMGTGPWPQPPTEAEQLQALMAAANVSEATATLGPGTMGLSTRYSPQFTLQHVPDYRQNVYIPGSTATLTSNPQQQQATAQQAAQQALPPAQMTAQMTAQMTAQMTSQPEPPKAAQTPASKKKSTKKEKK
- the LOC134859890 gene encoding protocadherin gamma-C5-like isoform X2; protein product: MGNHFNGLEMTKTMGYRDWRLQALWWHNFFLLWTTINGQTRYSIPEELKPGSVVGNLAKDLGLGLSEISDRKLRVASEAGEQYFSVDAGKGELLVNDRIDREALCGQSASCVLPLQVVVENPLHLYRIEVEIRDVNDNSPSFLSKERNIKIAELTAVGARYPLETAQDLDVGSNSLKSYSLSNDECFILKIKELANGRKVPDLVLEKPLDREKRNVHRLLLTALDGGNPVKTGTLNIIVTVLDNNDNVPIFKKALYKITLPENSLSGLMLAKVEATDADDGVNGEIEYAFAEHTPEILLSIFQIDSATGEILLKGQLDYENVATHEIDITAKDKGIPEMEGHCRVQVEVVDMNDNAPEIVLTSKPSELPEDSPSGTVVALLTARDFDSGDNGKVTLQLPKDSPLTLKPSFSNNYALVTRGGLDRERFSEYNIEITATDSGSPPLSSKKTIEVSITDVNDNPPLFTQPSYNVYLKENGVPGSILYSVSASDLDFGENAKISYSILDSKVRDISLSSYVYINSDNGSIYSMHSFDYEKLKVFQIQVQAKDQGSPSLSSNTTVHVFILDQNDNAPTVIYPSSAVLGSLSHQRMPRSAKAGHLVTKVTAVDADSGHNAWISYKLAEATDASLYTVNLYTGEVRTKRTASEQDDSSQRLLIEIKDDGEPVQSTTVTVSILLEDALQEPVLDLRQKAAEPSRKTGRITLYLILSLASVSVLSLVTFLILAVKCMRNSRSSGSCCMRRSDCDNYKNPNRNLQIQLNTDGPIKYVEVLGGDMMSQSQSFRSCMSPISEYSDFTLIKPSSTTDFKEVISVLDASLPDSTWTFESQQQKPPNNDWRFTQGQRPGPSGPHMPYGTHIRWTPKEGTSATGGPEVAMGTGPWPQPPTEAEQLQALMAAANVSEATATLGPGTMGLSTRYSPQFTLQHVPDYRQNVYIPGSTATLTSNPQQQQATAQQAAQQALPPAQMTAQMTAQMTAQMTSQPEPPKAAQTPASKKKSTKKEKK
- the LOC134859890 gene encoding protocadherin gamma-C5-like isoform X1; translated protein: MGNHFNGLEMTKTMGYRDWRLQALWWHNFFLLWTTINGQTRYSIPEELKPGSVVGNLAKDLGLGLSEISDRKLRVASEAGEQYFSVDAGKGELLVNDRIDREALCGQSASCVLPLQVVVENPLHLYRIEVEIRDVNDNSPSFLSKERNIKIAELTAVGARYPLETAQDLDVGSNSLKSYSLSNDECFILKIKELANGRKVPDLVLEKPLDREKRNVHRLLLTALDGGNPVKTGTLNIIVTVLDNNDNVPIFKKALYKITLPENSLSGLMLAKVEATDADDGVNGEIEYAFAEHTPEILLSIFQIDSATGEILLKGQLDYENVATHEIDITAKDKGIPEMEGHCRVQVEVVDMNDNAPEIVLTSKPSELPEDSPSGTVVALLTARDFDSGDNGKVTLQLPKDSPLTLKPSFSNNYALVTRGGLDRERFSEYNIEITATDSGSPPLSSKKTIEVSITDVNDNPPLFTQPSYNVYLKENGVPGSILYSVSASDLDFGENAKISYSILDSKVRDISLSSYVYINSDNGSIYSMHSFDYEKLKVFQIQVQAKDQGSPSLSSNTTVHVFILDQNDNAPTVIYPSSAVLGSLSHQRMPRSAKAGHLVTKVTAVDADSGHNAWISYKLAEATDASLYTVNLYTGEVRTKRTASEQDDSSQRLLIEIKDDGEPVQSTTVTVSILLEDALQEPVLDLRQKAAEPSRKTGRITLYLILSLASVSVLSLVTFLILAVKCMRNSRSSGSCCMRRSDCDNYKNPNRNLQIQLNTDGPIKYVEVLGGDMMSQSQSFRSCMSPISEYSDFTLIKPSSTTDFKEVISVLDASLPDSTWTFESQQQKPPNNDWRFTQGQRPGPSGPHMPYGTHIRWTPKEGTSATGGPEVAMGTGPWPQPPTEAEQLQALMAAANEVSEATATLGPGTMGLSTRYSPQFTLQHVPDYRQNVYIPGSTATLTSNPQQQQATAQQAAQQALPPAQMTAQMTAQMTAQMTSQPEPPKAAQTPASKKKSTKKEKK